One genomic segment of Rhizorhabdus phycosphaerae includes these proteins:
- a CDS encoding SDR family NAD(P)-dependent oxidoreductase codes for MQLDGKVALVTGAGAGIGQATARLFAERGAKVIATDIDEAGLAETAEGRTNIVTQRSDATSLADATAAVALAVERFGGLNLLINIVGGSRPGKTVVEFDEDEWDFWVRLNLTSTFLMCKAAIPRIAQDGGGSIVNIASGAGVSGMGRNPAYVAAKGGVISLTKSLAIDHAAQGIRANVIAPGPILTPLMKRNRSEQEIAFMSKLSLVGRLGKPEEIAGTAAFLCSEDGAFINGELINVAGGSGGPI; via the coding sequence ATGCAGTTGGACGGTAAGGTTGCGCTGGTCACGGGCGCTGGTGCAGGCATCGGGCAGGCGACTGCCCGGCTCTTCGCCGAGCGCGGCGCCAAGGTCATCGCTACCGACATTGACGAAGCCGGTCTCGCCGAAACGGCCGAGGGCCGCACCAACATCGTGACCCAGCGCTCCGACGCCACCAGCCTTGCCGATGCTACCGCAGCGGTAGCGCTCGCCGTCGAACGCTTCGGCGGTCTGAACCTGCTCATCAACATCGTCGGAGGAAGCCGCCCCGGCAAGACCGTCGTCGAGTTTGACGAGGACGAGTGGGACTTCTGGGTCCGCCTCAATCTCACCTCCACCTTCCTGATGTGCAAGGCGGCGATCCCGCGCATCGCGCAGGACGGCGGCGGCTCGATCGTCAACATCGCCTCCGGCGCGGGCGTTTCCGGCATGGGCCGCAACCCCGCTTATGTCGCGGCCAAGGGCGGGGTCATCTCGCTGACCAAATCGCTCGCGATCGATCATGCCGCGCAGGGCATCCGCGCCAATGTGATCGCTCCAGGGCCCATTCTTACGCCGCTGATGAAGCGGAACCGCTCCGAACAGGAGATCGCCTTCATGTCGAAACTGTCGCTGGTCGGCCGGCTCGGCAAGCCCGAGGAGATTGCGGGAACCGCTGCCTTCCTGTGCAGCGAGGACGGCGCCTTCATCAATGGCGAACTGATCAACGTCGCGGGCGGAAGCGGCGGGCCGATCTGA
- a CDS encoding nuclear transport factor 2 family protein, producing the protein MLYDAYACWRELAPAIERERTTLEDKVQYLTDKMRIQEMINEYAFACDSRGWDVLERLYDENIERVMKGTLDETVKGRDNLIGLHAKPALPRREGVVAPPRDLTKIVGLEIRHLIGTQVVRVSDDNQSAWALCHYQMALVGQENDEWQHGLHEGTYLFSFSKATGDWRFVKHQIWTNNAANPMFSDPRARKGA; encoded by the coding sequence ATGCTGTATGACGCTTATGCCTGCTGGCGCGAACTGGCCCCCGCCATCGAGCGCGAACGCACCACCCTGGAGGACAAGGTCCAGTATCTGACCGACAAGATGCGGATCCAGGAGATGATCAACGAATATGCCTTCGCCTGCGACAGCCGCGGCTGGGATGTGCTCGAGCGCCTCTATGACGAGAATATCGAGCGCGTCATGAAGGGTACGCTCGACGAGACGGTGAAGGGTCGCGACAACCTCATCGGTCTTCATGCCAAGCCTGCCCTGCCCCGCCGCGAAGGCGTCGTCGCCCCGCCGCGCGACCTGACGAAGATCGTCGGGCTCGAAATCCGCCATCTGATCGGCACTCAGGTCGTGCGCGTGTCGGACGACAACCAGTCCGCATGGGCGCTGTGCCATTATCAGATGGCTCTCGTCGGACAGGAAAATGACGAGTGGCAGCATGGGCTGCACGAGGGCACCTATCTGTTCAGCTTCAGCAAGGCGACCGGCGACTGGCGCTTCGTGAAGCATCAGATCTGGACGAACAACGCCGCCAACCCGATGTTCTCCGACCCGCGCGCAAGGAAGGGCGCGTGA
- a CDS encoding SDR family NAD(P)-dependent oxidoreductase produces MSRFAGKVALVTGAGRGIGAATAEQLARGGAELALNDVDEARLNETAEQLRGHGVKVTTHVGSVMDPAFIEAFVGAANAAHGKVDLLANNAGGGPPMTPWAEFAKSDFAHFRAIFEMNFFTQAMLFHALLPGMVTRGYGKVVCVSSISAVLGQESGSAYASGKLALHALVSSVSKEVARFGVNVNAVVLGNPPHPSRTPERQAFLDKMSHFDRVGRLEEFGKAIAFLLSDDASYISGAAVPIDGGLIAPRLNE; encoded by the coding sequence GTGAGCCGCTTCGCGGGCAAGGTCGCGCTGGTCACGGGCGCTGGTCGCGGCATCGGCGCAGCGACCGCCGAGCAACTGGCCCGCGGTGGCGCCGAACTCGCGCTCAACGATGTCGACGAGGCCCGGCTGAACGAAACGGCCGAACAGCTGCGCGGCCATGGCGTCAAGGTGACGACGCATGTCGGCAGCGTCATGGATCCGGCGTTCATCGAGGCGTTCGTCGGCGCGGCCAATGCCGCCCATGGCAAGGTGGATCTGCTCGCGAACAATGCCGGCGGCGGGCCGCCGATGACGCCCTGGGCAGAGTTCGCGAAATCCGACTTCGCCCATTTCCGCGCGATCTTCGAGATGAACTTCTTCACCCAGGCGATGCTGTTCCATGCGCTGCTGCCGGGGATGGTCACGCGCGGCTATGGCAAGGTCGTGTGCGTAAGCTCGATCTCCGCCGTGCTCGGCCAGGAATCGGGCAGCGCCTATGCCTCGGGCAAGCTGGCGCTGCACGCTCTGGTGAGCTCGGTGTCAAAGGAGGTCGCCCGCTTCGGGGTTAATGTGAACGCCGTGGTGCTGGGCAACCCGCCCCACCCCAGCCGCACGCCCGAACGCCAGGCCTTTCTCGACAAGATGTCGCATTTCGACCGGGTTGGCCGGCTGGAGGAGTTCGGCAAGGCGATCGCCTTCCTGCTCTCGGACGACGCATCCTATATTTCCGGCGCCGCCGTGCCGATCGACGGAGGGCTGATCGCACCGCGCCTGAACGAGTGA
- a CDS encoding TonB-dependent receptor, translating to MNRQHMLMCGIAALHLVPGSAALAQQSGPSSTTPAVNESQIADIVVTARRREEALQDIPIAVQAFTGEILEKQRIQNATDLSKIVPALTSAQSSRDEENYVIRGQSGSGASISGQQVTVPAYFAQVPLPIGDGGGPGYYYDLQNVQVLKGPQGTLFGRNSTGGAVLFEPRQPGTELGGYVMAEYGNYENRGIEGALNLPISDTLRVRVAGKGLKRDGFTRNATTGKRQDDRDFVSGRISIGWDPTDRLSNILVADIFRSTTNGSSNILAAVNPAALIPTLFQGAVSQALARQNAAGPHTTFSNVDGIDKKRSMGVSNITSYDIADGLILKNIFGYRRFKQVNRFDFDGSPLTILHFDTCSTPATCNARDPGSPWGLNIRQISEELQLQGQAFDDRLKYIVGLFGADLDTPNANYQHQTSVFGSSTDTNQYIDDTSRAIFANLSYGFGGSLEGLTLNAGYRWTHDRRALTLYQVTNGRCVTGATGTTVANPAQADPCRADFVAKANSDAYTVGFDYKLSPGTMVYISHRQSYRAGGTNPLAAPALLATPPIPDAISLFRYQPETLRDVELGLKSDFRLGEWSLRTNIAAYYQWLKDAQINQTFGVGTANVSALVNAASAKIKGAEIDVTVAPTRDFSVLMSYAYTSAKYGAFLDYSRRDPATNAPTRQSGRIFPFTPRHKLNVNAQWTLPVDESLGKISGSMNWAYKSSIILGLVPFITLPNGTNVFDGESRERATQTIDLNVDWREIFGSSFDLGLYVTNLTNTTFKIGGASLINSSLGVNQRMYNEPRMYGATLRYSF from the coding sequence ATGAACAGGCAGCACATGCTGATGTGCGGCATCGCCGCTTTGCACCTTGTGCCGGGCAGCGCCGCGCTCGCCCAGCAATCCGGGCCGTCCTCGACGACGCCCGCCGTGAATGAAAGCCAGATTGCCGACATCGTCGTCACGGCACGCCGCCGCGAGGAAGCGCTGCAGGACATTCCGATCGCGGTGCAGGCCTTCACCGGAGAAATCCTCGAAAAGCAGCGCATCCAGAACGCGACCGACCTGTCGAAGATCGTCCCCGCCCTCACCTCCGCGCAGAGCAGCCGCGACGAGGAGAATTATGTGATCCGCGGCCAGTCCGGATCGGGTGCCTCGATCTCGGGCCAGCAGGTCACGGTCCCCGCCTATTTCGCACAGGTCCCGCTGCCGATCGGCGACGGCGGCGGCCCCGGCTATTATTACGACCTGCAGAATGTCCAGGTTCTGAAAGGCCCGCAGGGCACTTTGTTCGGGCGCAACTCGACCGGTGGCGCCGTGCTGTTCGAGCCGCGCCAGCCGGGAACCGAACTGGGCGGCTATGTGATGGCCGAATATGGCAATTACGAAAACCGCGGCATCGAAGGCGCGCTCAACCTGCCGATCAGCGATACGCTGCGCGTCCGCGTCGCAGGCAAGGGCCTCAAGCGCGACGGCTTCACCCGCAACGCGACGACGGGCAAGCGCCAGGATGACCGCGATTTCGTCAGCGGCCGCATCTCGATCGGCTGGGATCCGACCGACCGCCTCTCGAACATCCTCGTGGCGGACATCTTCCGGTCGACCACCAATGGCAGCTCGAACATCCTGGCGGCGGTGAACCCCGCCGCGCTGATCCCGACGCTCTTCCAAGGCGCGGTTTCACAGGCGCTCGCCCGCCAGAATGCCGCCGGCCCGCACACGACCTTCAGCAATGTCGACGGCATCGACAAGAAGCGCTCCATGGGCGTGTCGAACATCACCAGCTATGACATCGCCGATGGCCTGATCCTCAAGAACATCTTCGGCTATCGCCGCTTCAAGCAGGTCAACCGCTTCGACTTCGACGGATCGCCGCTGACGATCCTGCATTTCGACACCTGTTCGACACCCGCCACCTGCAACGCGCGCGATCCCGGTTCGCCATGGGGCCTCAACATCCGGCAGATCAGCGAGGAACTGCAGCTGCAGGGTCAGGCGTTCGACGACCGGCTCAAATATATCGTGGGTTTGTTCGGCGCCGATCTCGACACCCCCAATGCAAACTATCAGCACCAGACCTCCGTGTTCGGATCTTCAACCGACACGAACCAGTATATCGACGACACCTCGCGCGCGATCTTCGCCAATCTCAGCTATGGTTTCGGTGGCTCGCTCGAAGGGCTGACCCTCAACGCCGGCTATCGCTGGACGCACGATCGGCGGGCGCTGACGCTCTATCAGGTCACCAACGGACGCTGCGTCACCGGGGCAACCGGAACGACGGTCGCCAATCCGGCGCAGGCCGACCCCTGCCGGGCCGACTTCGTCGCCAAGGCGAACAGTGATGCCTATACGGTCGGCTTCGACTATAAGCTCTCGCCGGGCACGATGGTCTATATTTCCCATCGCCAGAGTTACCGGGCTGGCGGCACCAACCCGCTCGCGGCGCCGGCACTGCTCGCGACTCCCCCGATCCCCGATGCGATCTCGCTCTTCCGCTATCAGCCGGAGACGTTGCGCGATGTCGAGCTGGGTTTGAAATCGGATTTCCGGCTGGGTGAGTGGAGCCTGCGCACCAACATCGCTGCCTATTATCAATGGCTGAAGGATGCGCAGATCAACCAGACCTTCGGCGTCGGCACCGCCAATGTCAGCGCGCTGGTCAACGCCGCCTCGGCCAAGATCAAGGGCGCGGAAATCGACGTGACCGTGGCGCCGACGCGCGACTTCAGCGTGCTGATGTCCTACGCCTACACCTCGGCCAAATATGGCGCCTTCCTCGACTATTCGCGGCGCGACCCGGCAACCAACGCGCCGACCCGCCAGTCGGGGCGCATCTTTCCGTTCACGCCCCGCCACAAGCTGAACGTGAACGCGCAATGGACGCTGCCGGTCGATGAATCGCTCGGCAAGATCTCGGGCTCGATGAACTGGGCCTATAAGAGCTCGATCATCCTCGGCCTCGTTCCATTCATCACCCTGCCCAACGGCACCAATGTCTTCGACGGAGAAAGCCGCGAGCGGGCGACGCAGACGATCGACCTGAACGTCGACTGGCGGGAGATTTTCGGCAGCAGCTTCGATCTGGGCCTGTACGTCACCAATTTGACGAACACGACCTTCAAGATCGGCGGCGCGTCGCTGATCAATTCCAGTCTTGGCGTCAACCAGCGCATGTACAACGAACCGCGGATGTACGGGGCTACGCTCCGTTATTCCTTCTGA
- a CDS encoding RidA family protein → MADINRIAANPRMSGAVVHNHVVYLSGQVAIDHRGGPVPDQVEEVLSRIDGLLQEAGSDRSRLLTASIFLSDLAILPDLNAVWDRWIVPGCAPTRTTMEVKLASPLYALEIAVTAATD, encoded by the coding sequence ATGGCCGACATAAATCGCATAGCCGCCAACCCGCGCATGAGCGGCGCCGTGGTTCATAACCATGTGGTCTATCTGTCGGGTCAGGTCGCGATCGACCATCGGGGCGGGCCTGTTCCCGATCAGGTCGAGGAGGTGCTCTCGCGAATAGACGGCCTGTTGCAGGAGGCGGGCAGCGACCGCAGTCGCCTGCTCACGGCGTCGATCTTCCTGTCGGACCTAGCGATCCTGCCGGACCTCAATGCCGTGTGGGATCGCTGGATCGTGCCGGGGTGCGCGCCCACGCGCACGACGATGGAAGTGAAGCTGGCCTCGCCGCTCTACGCGCTGGAGATCGCGGTCACCGCCGCGACCGACTGA
- a CDS encoding TonB-dependent receptor, with product MALAFTMAAPALAQEAPAQPAAAEAVGGLEDIVVTARKRQESVQSVPVAVTAISGDLVLKRDITSIEKIAAATPNLNVGRASNGSGAQLTLRGIGSSSTSIGIEQSVAVVVDGAYYGQGRIIQEGFFDLQRIEVLKGPQALFFGKNATAGVISLATNDPGSEREFIARAGYEFRSRQYQGEFIGSGPLTDTLGLRVAVRASTMDGGYYRNVSVNRTYTTLDIQNLLTGGNGNPIGHLATPAASRAPGEDEILGRVTLKYEPTDRLTMTLKASYDRNSVNNSSWNYVAFRCGLGSGISQLSGYACDNDKFVTHQNNMPTDIAANFPYAKKDGQLYNRYESYAINGNVNYELDNITISSVTNFNRNNNRWTCACDFQSSNNATWATENSTWRSFSQEVRALTSFDAPINLMVGALYQKTRRNFGQWVAFAGLRNSAASPENQFVATSKTSFTKGETTALFGQVTWKIVPTVELAGGVRYTHETKDSFFTQPYNNPGVTAIFRDQNDPDGLGEVTANQTFNNWSPEVTLTWKPSRELLVYGAFKTAYKSGGFSNGGINSKFSTNPLADLTFDPERARGFEAGIKSTLADNQLRLNLTAFTYKYLDLQVDFFNSPIFAFQTLTADAKTRGIEAEFEYAPRAVAGLNVHGSLNYTKATYTKFPLAPCYAGQTPAQGCTAISAIDSRQNLNGAPLSVAPRWTGNFGVAYDTDLSSTLKLGTNVDIRYSGSYLASGFNNPLSRQSKYATLDAGIRVSAWDDNWQVALIGKNLTNRLYVNGVVDGPSTGGGTGTAAGIPADQLGFANLPRTVQIQLTKRF from the coding sequence ATGGCGCTGGCCTTTACCATGGCCGCCCCTGCGCTGGCGCAGGAAGCACCGGCCCAGCCGGCTGCTGCGGAGGCCGTAGGCGGCCTCGAGGACATCGTCGTTACCGCCCGTAAGCGGCAGGAGAGCGTTCAGAGCGTTCCTGTCGCCGTCACCGCGATCAGCGGCGACCTCGTGCTCAAGCGCGACATCACCAGCATCGAAAAGATCGCAGCCGCGACGCCGAACCTGAACGTCGGTCGCGCGTCGAACGGCTCGGGCGCGCAGCTCACGCTGCGCGGCATCGGTTCGTCCTCGACCTCGATCGGTATCGAACAGTCGGTCGCCGTCGTCGTCGACGGCGCCTATTACGGCCAGGGCCGCATCATTCAGGAGGGCTTCTTCGATCTCCAGCGGATCGAAGTGCTCAAGGGGCCGCAGGCGCTGTTCTTCGGCAAGAACGCCACCGCTGGCGTGATCAGCCTTGCGACCAACGATCCGGGATCGGAGCGCGAGTTCATTGCGCGCGCCGGTTACGAGTTCCGTTCGCGCCAATATCAGGGCGAGTTCATCGGCTCGGGCCCGCTGACCGATACGCTCGGCCTGCGCGTCGCGGTCCGCGCATCGACCATGGATGGCGGCTATTATCGCAACGTCTCGGTCAATCGGACCTACACCACGCTCGACATCCAGAACCTGTTGACGGGCGGCAACGGCAACCCGATCGGTCACCTCGCGACGCCGGCGGCAAGCCGCGCGCCGGGCGAGGACGAAATCCTGGGCCGCGTCACGCTGAAATATGAGCCGACCGACCGCCTTACGATGACGCTCAAGGCCAGCTACGACCGCAACAGCGTCAACAACAGCTCGTGGAACTATGTCGCATTCCGCTGCGGCCTCGGTTCGGGCATCAGCCAGCTCAGCGGCTATGCCTGCGACAACGACAAGTTCGTGACGCACCAGAACAACATGCCGACCGATATCGCCGCCAACTTCCCCTATGCGAAGAAGGACGGCCAGCTCTACAACCGGTACGAGAGCTATGCGATCAACGGCAATGTGAATTACGAGCTCGACAATATCACGATCAGCTCGGTCACCAACTTCAACCGCAACAACAACCGCTGGACCTGCGCCTGCGACTTCCAGTCGAGCAACAACGCAACCTGGGCGACCGAGAATTCGACCTGGCGGTCCTTCTCGCAGGAAGTCCGCGCGCTCACCAGCTTCGATGCGCCCATCAACCTCATGGTCGGTGCGCTCTATCAGAAGACGCGCCGCAATTTCGGTCAGTGGGTGGCCTTTGCCGGCCTGCGCAACAGCGCAGCTTCGCCCGAAAACCAGTTCGTGGCGACGAGCAAGACCAGCTTCACCAAGGGTGAGACGACCGCGCTGTTCGGTCAGGTTACCTGGAAGATCGTCCCGACCGTCGAACTGGCCGGTGGCGTTCGCTACACGCACGAAACCAAGGACAGCTTCTTCACCCAGCCCTACAACAACCCGGGCGTGACCGCGATCTTCCGCGATCAGAACGATCCCGATGGCCTGGGCGAAGTGACTGCGAACCAGACCTTCAACAACTGGTCGCCCGAAGTCACGCTGACCTGGAAGCCGTCGCGCGAGCTGCTCGTCTACGGCGCCTTCAAGACTGCCTACAAGTCGGGTGGCTTCTCGAATGGCGGCATCAACTCGAAATTCTCGACAAATCCGCTGGCCGATCTGACCTTCGATCCGGAGCGGGCACGGGGCTTCGAGGCAGGCATCAAGTCGACGCTTGCCGACAACCAGCTGCGCCTGAACCTGACCGCGTTCACCTATAAGTATCTCGATCTGCAGGTGGACTTCTTCAACTCGCCGATCTTTGCGTTCCAGACGCTGACCGCCGATGCGAAGACTCGCGGTATCGAAGCCGAGTTCGAATATGCCCCCCGCGCGGTTGCCGGTCTGAACGTGCATGGCTCGCTGAACTACACCAAGGCGACCTACACGAAGTTCCCGCTGGCTCCCTGCTATGCGGGCCAGACCCCGGCGCAGGGCTGCACGGCGATCAGCGCGATCGACTCCCGTCAGAACCTGAATGGTGCTCCGCTCTCGGTCGCACCGCGCTGGACCGGCAATTTCGGCGTCGCCTATGACACCGATCTGAGCAGCACGCTCAAGCTCGGCACCAACGTCGACATCCGCTACAGCGGCAGCTACCTCGCTTCGGGCTTCAACAACCCGCTGTCGCGCCAGAGCAAGTACGCCACGCTCGATGCGGGTATCCGCGTCAGCGCCTGGGACGACAACTGGCAGGTCGCCCTCATCGGCAAGAACCTGACCAACCGTCTCTATGTCAACGGCGTGGTCGACGGTCCGTCGACCGGTGGTGGTACCGGCACGGCGGCGGGTATCCCGGCCGACCAGCTGGGCTTCGCCAACCTGCCGCGCACGGTTCAGATCCAGCTGACCAAGCGCTTCTGA
- a CDS encoding nuclear transport factor 2 family protein — protein sequence MSELSAERLQKEIVDLMARRDISDAVQRYMRGLDRLDRDMQRSAFHDDAEIDCGLMAGKVDAFVDFCQEFLGSMDASHHLLGQVRIELDGDSARGECYFQAWHGTRGSDGEPRDLVIAGRYIDDYRCIDGDWRISRRVLLTDWVTDLPADHSFFENSPGALRGGRRGEDYSQRPR from the coding sequence GTGTCAGAGCTCAGCGCCGAAAGGCTTCAGAAGGAGATAGTCGACCTGATGGCGCGCCGCGACATCAGCGACGCGGTCCAGCGCTACATGCGCGGGCTCGACCGGCTCGACCGCGACATGCAGCGGAGTGCCTTTCACGACGATGCGGAGATCGACTGCGGCCTGATGGCGGGCAAGGTCGATGCCTTCGTCGACTTCTGCCAGGAGTTTTTGGGCTCGATGGACGCCAGCCACCATCTGCTCGGACAGGTCCGCATCGAACTCGACGGCGATAGCGCCCGCGGCGAATGCTATTTCCAGGCGTGGCACGGAACCCGCGGCAGCGACGGCGAGCCGCGCGACCTCGTGATCGCGGGCCGCTATATCGACGACTATCGCTGCATCGACGGCGACTGGCGGATTTCGCGCCGCGTATTGCTGACCGACTGGGTGACCGACCTCCCCGCCGATCACAGCTTCTTCGAGAACAGCCCCGGCGCGCTGCGCGGCGGCCGGCGCGGCGAGGACTATAGTCAGCGTCCGCGCTGA
- a CDS encoding membrane-bound PQQ-dependent dehydrogenase, glucose/quinate/shikimate family: MPAALRLSIITLHAALFGLVGAALCWFGVQLLWLGGSPYYAMAGIVLLFSAMLIARRDRRGYWLYVLLCLGTIAWALWEVGAQPWGLIARTAAPLVLLVPLSGVAFWLKPMTWEPRSRWAPLWIAVGAMALLSGGWALIREPAPSSARPAAAFAPVGKGDWPNYGGGWKGDRHSPLAQITPANAGSLTRAWTFRTGGIDDLGNNSRFTATPLAIDGTLYLCDPRNRIFAVDGSTGRQIWRHDPKVNASKAFSIVCRGVSHHASADAGECASRILEATLDARLIAVDAATGRTCRSFGSDGSVDLLKGVSTRFDGYYYGTSPPAIIGDLAVVGGYVIDNQRLDPARSVVRAYDVRTGALRWVWDAGATGRAGPGDRDGLFSAGNPNAWALFTADPALGLVYVPTGNSSPDFYGALRTEAAERYGTSLVALDAATGAVRWSFQAVHHDLWDYDMPAQPALVDLPSQGRKPTPALVVAGKTGQIFLLDRRDGRPLAPVEERPVPPSSIAGEKTSPTQPYSSGMPSFAPPRITERAMWGATPVDMLLCRLAFRRLRYEGDYTPPSREPFLFSPGTFGAINWGGVAIDPARRTMIVNSSNMPFVGQLVDRAQADAEGAAPYDPDAGRAKQSGPMPPMPMAGTPFGLRLRPFLSPIGFPCLAPPWGRIAGVDLRARRLLWQRPFGDSSGNAPFGLALPVGIFNLGGAVTTGGGMTFIAATTDARIRGFETRTGRLLWQHDLPAGGQANPISYAARDGRQMIAIVAGGHGSLRTKRGDYLVAFALPGRPDSRAGERQRGR, from the coding sequence ATGCCCGCCGCGTTGCGTCTGTCGATCATCACCCTGCACGCCGCGCTGTTCGGGCTGGTCGGGGCGGCACTTTGCTGGTTCGGTGTGCAACTGCTCTGGCTGGGCGGCTCGCCTTATTATGCCATGGCGGGCATCGTCCTGCTCTTTTCGGCCATGCTGATCGCGCGACGCGACCGGCGCGGCTACTGGCTTTACGTCCTGCTCTGCCTCGGCACGATCGCCTGGGCCCTATGGGAGGTCGGAGCCCAGCCTTGGGGCCTGATCGCGCGCACCGCCGCGCCGCTCGTGCTGCTCGTGCCTCTCAGCGGGGTTGCGTTCTGGCTCAAGCCGATGACCTGGGAACCGAGGAGCCGCTGGGCGCCACTCTGGATCGCGGTCGGGGCGATGGCATTGCTGAGCGGCGGATGGGCGTTGATCCGCGAGCCTGCGCCCTCATCGGCACGACCCGCAGCTGCTTTTGCTCCGGTCGGAAAGGGCGACTGGCCCAATTATGGCGGGGGGTGGAAGGGCGACCGCCACAGCCCGCTCGCTCAGATCACCCCCGCCAATGCGGGCAGCCTCACGCGCGCCTGGACCTTCCGGACGGGCGGTATCGACGACCTCGGCAACAACAGCCGCTTCACCGCCACGCCGCTCGCCATCGACGGCACCCTCTATCTCTGCGACCCGCGTAACCGCATCTTCGCCGTCGATGGTTCAACCGGGCGACAAATCTGGCGTCACGATCCGAAGGTGAACGCCAGCAAGGCCTTCTCGATCGTCTGTCGCGGCGTTTCGCACCATGCGAGTGCCGACGCGGGAGAATGCGCGTCGCGGATCCTGGAGGCAACGCTGGATGCCCGGCTGATTGCGGTCGACGCCGCGACCGGGCGGACCTGTCGCAGCTTCGGCAGCGATGGCAGCGTCGATCTGCTGAAGGGCGTCTCGACGCGCTTCGATGGCTATTATTACGGGACCTCGCCGCCTGCGATCATCGGCGATCTGGCCGTGGTCGGCGGCTATGTCATCGACAATCAGCGGCTCGATCCGGCGCGCAGCGTCGTGCGGGCCTATGACGTTCGCACCGGTGCATTGCGCTGGGTCTGGGATGCCGGCGCGACGGGTAGGGCCGGTCCCGGCGACAGGGATGGCCTCTTCTCGGCCGGCAACCCCAATGCCTGGGCGCTGTTCACCGCCGATCCAGCGCTGGGTCTCGTCTATGTGCCGACCGGCAACAGCTCGCCGGACTTCTACGGCGCGCTCCGCACCGAGGCGGCCGAGCGCTACGGCACCTCCCTCGTCGCACTCGACGCGGCAACCGGTGCAGTGCGCTGGTCCTTCCAGGCCGTCCACCACGACCTGTGGGACTATGACATGCCGGCCCAGCCAGCGCTGGTCGACCTGCCCTCGCAGGGACGGAAGCCCACCCCCGCGCTGGTGGTCGCTGGCAAAACCGGGCAGATTTTCCTGCTCGACCGGCGCGATGGCCGGCCGCTCGCACCAGTGGAAGAGAGGCCCGTTCCGCCGTCCTCAATTGCTGGCGAGAAGACGTCGCCGACGCAGCCCTATTCGTCGGGCATGCCGTCCTTCGCGCCGCCGCGGATCACCGAACGCGCCATGTGGGGCGCGACCCCCGTCGACATGCTGCTGTGCAGGCTTGCCTTCAGGCGGTTGCGCTACGAGGGCGACTACACTCCACCATCGCGCGAGCCCTTCCTATTCTCGCCGGGGACCTTCGGCGCGATCAACTGGGGCGGGGTGGCGATCGATCCTGCGCGCCGGACCATGATCGTGAACAGTTCGAACATGCCCTTCGTCGGGCAACTGGTGGATCGGGCGCAGGCCGATGCGGAGGGAGCCGCGCCTTATGATCCGGATGCCGGTCGCGCGAAGCAGAGCGGACCGATGCCGCCGATGCCGATGGCCGGAACGCCCTTCGGTCTGCGGCTTCGGCCCTTCCTGTCGCCGATCGGCTTTCCCTGCCTCGCCCCGCCCTGGGGCCGGATCGCCGGAGTGGACCTGCGGGCCCGGCGCTTGCTCTGGCAGCGGCCGTTCGGCGACAGCAGCGGCAACGCGCCCTTCGGCCTCGCGCTTCCGGTGGGGATCTTCAACCTCGGCGGCGCGGTCACCACGGGCGGAGGGATGACGTTCATCGCCGCCACCACGGACGCGCGCATTCGGGGCTTCGAAACCCGCACCGGGCGCCTGTTGTGGCAACATGACCTTCCGGCTGGCGGGCAGGCAAATCCGATCAGCTATGCTGCGCGCGACGGTCGCCAGATGATCGCAATCGTTGCGGGAGGCCATGGATCGCTGCGCACGAAGCGCGGTGATTATCTGGTGGCCTTTGCGCTGCCAGGGCGACCGGACAGCCGCGCGGGTGAACGTCAGCGCGGACGCTGA